Proteins from one Capricornis sumatraensis isolate serow.1 chromosome 2, serow.2, whole genome shotgun sequence genomic window:
- the PSMC6 gene encoding 26S proteasome regulatory subunit 10B isoform X2: MKAQSCLTVCNPMDYTGYGILQLDKSKLKPGTRVALDMTTLTIMRYLPREVDPLVYNMSHEDPGNVSYSEIGGLSEQIRELREVIELPLTNPELFQRVGIIPPKGCLLYGPPGTGKTLLARAVASQLDCNFLKVVSSSIVDKYIGESARLIREMFNYARDHQPCIIFMDEIDAIGGRRFSEGTSADREIQRTLMELLNQMDGFDTLHRVKMIMATNRPDTLDPALLRPGRLDRKIHIDLPNEQARLDILKIHAGPITKHGEIDYEAIVKLSDGFNGADLRNVCTEAGMFAIRADHDFVVQEDFMKAVRKVADSKKLESKLDYKPV, from the exons CTTGACAAAAGTAAGCTGAAGCCAGGAACAAGAGTTGCTTTGGATATGACTACACTAACTATCATGAG ATATTTGCCAAGAGAAGTGGATCCATTGGTTTACAACATGTCTCATGAGGACCCTGGGAATGTTTCTTATTCTGAGATTGGAGGGCTATCAGAACAGATTCGTGAATTAAGAGAG GTAATAGAATTACCTCTTACAAACCCTGAATTATTCCAGCGTGTGGGAATAATACCTCCAAAAGGGTGTTTGTTATATGGACCACCAG GTACAGGAAAAACACTCTTGGCACGAGCTGTGGCTAGCCAGCTGgattgcaattttttaaag GTTGTATCTAGTTCTATAGTAGACAAGTACATTGGTGAAAGTGCTCGTTTGATCAGAGAAATGTTTAACTATGCCAGGGACCATCAGCCATGCATCATTTTTATGGATGAAATAGATGCTATTG GCGGTCGTCGGTTTTCTGAGGGTACTTCAGCCGATAGAGAGATTCAGAGAACTTTAATGGAG CTACTGAATCAAATGGATGGATTTGATACTCTGCATAGAGTTAAAATGATCATGGCTACCAACAGACCAGATACACTGGATCCTGCTTTGCTTCGTCCAGGCAGATTAGATAGAAAAATAC ATATTGATTTACCGAACGAACAAGCAAGGTTAGATATATTGAAAATCCATGCAGGTCCCATTACAAAGCATGGTGAAATAG ATTATGAAGCAATTGTGAAGCTTTCAGATGGCTTTAATGGAGCAGACCTAAGGAATGTTTGTACTGAAGCAG GTATGTTTGCAATTCGTGCCGATCATGATTTTGTAGTACAGGAAGACTTCATGAAAGCAGTCAGAAAAGTGGCTGATTCTAAGAAGCTAGAGTCTAAATTGGACTACAAACCTGTGTAA